A window of the Vespa crabro chromosome 8, iyVesCrab1.2, whole genome shotgun sequence genome harbors these coding sequences:
- the LOC124426198 gene encoding tyrosine-protein kinase Btk29A isoform X3 gives MQAVKSSYKLHFTKCLSRMAGKDAKVESKSTDVVRQGFMVKRSQNKKRFTPVNYKQRWFVLTRRHLVYYDSDSERRKERGRIAIETVHVVETANLGSSGGNVPPGLPFQIGYREAGQEYTLYLLAAREQDRSEWIRAIRAVCCENPGLSDRYHLGLWSGKRWSCCRLLTRSAEGCDTCSSWSMNVTNAPTCPLRTITSATGNVTASIVNSSADSTIQMANAETNNNPIIQPQACSTFGTPSTPIMPGGTPGTPSSKNKDKVVTRAKVVVALYPFRAIEAGDLSLEKGAEYEVLDDSQEHWWKVKDEHGSIGYIPSNYVKEKELLGLQKYEWYVGDMSRQRAESLLKQEEKEGCFVVRNSSTKGLYTLSLYTKIPHPHVKHYHIKQSSRGEFYLSEKHCCSSIPDLVNYHRHNSGGLASRLKTSPCDRPVPPTAGLSHDKWEIDPAELHLLDELGSGQFGVVRRGKWRGSIDVAVKMMKEGTMSEDDFIEEAKVMTKLQHQNLVQLYGVCSKDRPIYIVTEYMRHGSLLNYLRRHETTLGANVGLLLDMCIQVCKGMAYLERHNYIHRDLAARNCLVGSENVVKVADFGLARYVLDDQYTSSGGTKFPIKWAPPEVLNYTRFSSKSDVWAYGVLMWEIFTCGKMPYGRLKNTEVVDRVQRGIILERPKACFKEVYEVMRKCWAHCPEVRPSFRVLKEQLISVSQGLLND, from the exons ATGCAGGCTGTAAAATCCTCTTATAAGCTGCATTTCACAAAGT GTCTGTCGAGAATGGCAGGGAAAGATGCAAAGGTGGAATCAAAATCAACAGACGTGGTAAGACAAGGATTTATGGTTAAACGTTCTCAAAACAAGAAACGTTTCACTCCTGTTAACTACAAGCAACGTTGGTTTGTACTCACACGTCGTCATCTCGTGTACTATGATAGCGATAGTGAG CGGCGCAAAGAACGAGGTCGTATTGCGATTGAAACAGTCCATGTGGTAGAAACAGCAAATCTTG GTAGTAGCGGAGGTAACGTACCACCAGGACTACCATTCCAGATAGGATATCGAGAAGCTGGACAAGAGTACACTCTTTATCTTCTTGCTGCAAGGGAGCAAGATCGATCTGAATGGATACGTGCTATCCGTGCTG TTTGCTGTGAAAATCCAGGTTTAAGCGATCGTTATCACTTGGGCTTGTGGAGTGGAAAACGTTGGTCCTGTTGCCGTTTATTAACGAGGTCTGCCGAAGGTTGCGATACATGCAGTTCTTGGTCTATGAATGTGACAAACGCTCCAACGTGTCCGCTCCGAACAATAACTTCTGCCACGGGAAATGTTACTGCCTCGATTGTCAATTCATCAGCGGATTCTACAATTCAAATGGCAAACGCTGAAACGAACAACAATCCGATCATTCAACCTCAGGCGTGTTCTACATTtg gTACTCCTTCAACTCCAATAATGCCGGGTGGAACTCCTGGTACTCCATCTTCTAAAAATAAA GACAAAGTAGTTACAAGGGCCAAGGTTGTGGTGGCTTTGTATCCTTTTCGTGCAATAGAAGCTGGAGATCTTTCTCTTGAAAAG GGTGCGGAATATGAGGTATTAGATGATTCCCAAGAACATTGGTGGAAGGTGAAAGATGAGCATGG atcAATTGGTTATATACCTAGTAActatgtgaaagaaaaagaacttttaGGATTGCAAAAATATGA ATGGTATGTGGGTGATATGTCAAGACAACGAGCGGAATCTTTAttgaaacaagaagaaaaggagggatGTTTCGTCGTTCGTAATTCCTCAACGAAAGGTCTTTATACACTTTCACTTTATACAAAAAT TCCACATCCACATGTAAAGCACTATCATATAAAGCAAAGTTCACGAGGAGAATTCTACCTCTCGGAAAAGCATTGTTGCAGTTCGATTCCTGATCTTGTGAATTACCATCGACATAATAGCGGGGGACTTGCTAGTCGATTAAAGACGAGCCCTTGCGATAGACCAGTTCCACCCACCGCCGGCCTCAGTCAtg ATAAATGGGAAATAGATCCGGCAGAATTACATTTACTAGATGAACTAGGCTCCGGTCAATTTGGAGTGGTACGAAGAGGAAAATGGCGTGGTTCCATCGACGTTGCTGTGAAAATGATGAAAGAAGGAACTATGTCTGAAGATGATTTTATAGAAGAAGCAAAAGTTATGAC GAAACTACAGCATCAAAATCTCGTCCAATTGTATGGTGTTTGCAGTAAAGACAGACCGATATACATTGTCACAGAGTATATGCGGCATGGATCTCTTCTCAACTACCTCCGTCGTCACGAAACCACATTAGGTGCAAATGTTGGTCTTTTGCTGGATATGTGCATACag GTCTGTAAAGGAATGGCATATTTGGAGAGACATAACTATATCCACAGAGACCTTGCAGCACGCAATTGCTTAGTTGGATCTGAAAACGTAGTGAAAGTGGCTGATTTCGGTTTGGCAAg ATATGTCCTAGATGATCAATATACCAGTAGCGGGGGTACTAAATTTCCAATTAAATGGGCACCGCCAGAAGTTTTGAACTATACTCGATTCAGTTCTAAATCGGACGTCTGGGCGTATGGGGTATTGATGTGGGAAATTTTTACCTGTGGAAAAATGCCTTACGGTCGTCTCAAGAATACCGAGGTTGTCGACAGAGTTCAACGTGGAATTATATTAGAAAGACCGAAGGCTTGCTTCAAAGAAGTTTATGAg GTAATGCGAAAGTGTTGGGCACACTGTCCGGAAGTTCGACCTTCCTTTCGTGTTCTTAAGGAACAGCTCATTAGCGTTTCTCAAGGCCTTCTCAATGATTGA
- the LOC124426198 gene encoding tyrosine-protein kinase Btk29A isoform X4: protein MQAVKSSYKLHFTKCLSRMAGKDAKVESKSTDVVRQGFMVKRSQNKKRFTPVNYKQRWFVLTRRHLVYYDSDSERRKERGRIAIETVHVVETANLGNNPGCGSGNTKIDTTGNDLGSSGGNVPPGLPFQIGYREAGQEYTLYLLAAREQDRSEWIRAIRAVCCENPGLSDRYHLGLWSGKRWSCCRLLTRSAEGCDTCSSWSMNVTNAPTCPLRTITSATGNVTASIVNSSADSTIQMANAETNNNPIIQPQACSTFGTPSTPIMPGGTPGTPSSKNKDKVVTRAKVVVALYPFRAIEAGDLSLEKGAEYEVLDDSQEHWWKVKDEHGSIGYIPSNYVKEKELLGLQKYEWYVGDMSRQRAESLLKQEEKEGCFVVRNSSTKGLYTLSLYTKIPHPHVKHYHIKQSSRGEFYLSEKHCCSSIPDLVNYHRHNSGGLASRLKTSPCDRPVPPTAGLSHDKWEIDPAELHLLDELGSGQFGVVRRGKWRGSIDVAVKMMKEGTMSEDDFIEEAKVMTKLQHQNLVQLYGVCSKDRPIYIVTEYMRHGSLLNYLRRHETTLGANVGLLLDMCIQHIQRLPYAKWKNLIE, encoded by the exons ATGCAGGCTGTAAAATCCTCTTATAAGCTGCATTTCACAAAGT GTCTGTCGAGAATGGCAGGGAAAGATGCAAAGGTGGAATCAAAATCAACAGACGTGGTAAGACAAGGATTTATGGTTAAACGTTCTCAAAACAAGAAACGTTTCACTCCTGTTAACTACAAGCAACGTTGGTTTGTACTCACACGTCGTCATCTCGTGTACTATGATAGCGATAGTGAG CGGCGCAAAGAACGAGGTCGTATTGCGATTGAAACAGTCCATGTGGTAGAAACAGCAAATCTTGGTAATAATCCTGGATGTGGGAGTGGGAATACAAAAATAGATACAACTGGTAATGACTTAGGTAGTAGCGGAGGTAACGTACCACCAGGACTACCATTCCAGATAGGATATCGAGAAGCTGGACAAGAGTACACTCTTTATCTTCTTGCTGCAAGGGAGCAAGATCGATCTGAATGGATACGTGCTATCCGTGCTG TTTGCTGTGAAAATCCAGGTTTAAGCGATCGTTATCACTTGGGCTTGTGGAGTGGAAAACGTTGGTCCTGTTGCCGTTTATTAACGAGGTCTGCCGAAGGTTGCGATACATGCAGTTCTTGGTCTATGAATGTGACAAACGCTCCAACGTGTCCGCTCCGAACAATAACTTCTGCCACGGGAAATGTTACTGCCTCGATTGTCAATTCATCAGCGGATTCTACAATTCAAATGGCAAACGCTGAAACGAACAACAATCCGATCATTCAACCTCAGGCGTGTTCTACATTtg gTACTCCTTCAACTCCAATAATGCCGGGTGGAACTCCTGGTACTCCATCTTCTAAAAATAAA GACAAAGTAGTTACAAGGGCCAAGGTTGTGGTGGCTTTGTATCCTTTTCGTGCAATAGAAGCTGGAGATCTTTCTCTTGAAAAG GGTGCGGAATATGAGGTATTAGATGATTCCCAAGAACATTGGTGGAAGGTGAAAGATGAGCATGG atcAATTGGTTATATACCTAGTAActatgtgaaagaaaaagaacttttaGGATTGCAAAAATATGA ATGGTATGTGGGTGATATGTCAAGACAACGAGCGGAATCTTTAttgaaacaagaagaaaaggagggatGTTTCGTCGTTCGTAATTCCTCAACGAAAGGTCTTTATACACTTTCACTTTATACAAAAAT TCCACATCCACATGTAAAGCACTATCATATAAAGCAAAGTTCACGAGGAGAATTCTACCTCTCGGAAAAGCATTGTTGCAGTTCGATTCCTGATCTTGTGAATTACCATCGACATAATAGCGGGGGACTTGCTAGTCGATTAAAGACGAGCCCTTGCGATAGACCAGTTCCACCCACCGCCGGCCTCAGTCAtg ATAAATGGGAAATAGATCCGGCAGAATTACATTTACTAGATGAACTAGGCTCCGGTCAATTTGGAGTGGTACGAAGAGGAAAATGGCGTGGTTCCATCGACGTTGCTGTGAAAATGATGAAAGAAGGAACTATGTCTGAAGATGATTTTATAGAAGAAGCAAAAGTTATGAC GAAACTACAGCATCAAAATCTCGTCCAATTGTATGGTGTTTGCAGTAAAGACAGACCGATATACATTGTCACAGAGTATATGCGGCATGGATCTCTTCTCAACTACCTCCGTCGTCACGAAACCACATTAGGTGCAAATGTTGGTCTTTTGCTGGATATGTGCATACag cATATTCAGAGATTACCATATGCAAAATGGAAAAATCTGATCGAATAA